The proteins below are encoded in one region of Pongo pygmaeus isolate AG05252 chromosome 20, NHGRI_mPonPyg2-v2.0_pri, whole genome shotgun sequence:
- the WIZ gene encoding protein Wiz isoform X7: MEGSLAGSLAAPDRPRGPERLPGPTPRENIEGGAEAAEGEGGIFRSTRYLPVTKDGPRDILDGRGGISDGQPHPGLSEALPRATSATHRISSCCWDGGSLDFRPGSPPPHLLGHFSGTPDGQGPWEHPLVQEAGEGILSERRFEDSVIVRTMKPHAELEGSRRFLHHRGEPRLLEKHAQGRPRFDWLQDEDEQGSPQDAGLHLDLPAQPPPLAPFRRVFVPVEDTPKTLDMAVVGGREDLEDLEGLAQPSEWGLPTSASEVATQTWTVNSEASVERLQPLLPPIRTGPYLCELLEEVAEGVASPDEDEDEEPAVFPCIECSIYFKQKEHLLEHMSQHRRAPGQEPPADLAPLACSECGWAFADPTALEQHRQLHQASREKIIEEIQKLKQVPGDEGREARLQCPKCVFGTNSSRAYVQHAKLHVREPPGQTTKEPFGGSSGAGSPSPESSALLYQPYGAAVGLSACVFCGFPAPSESLLREHMRLVHAHPHWEEDGEAYEEDPASQPGTSQDAHACFPDTAVDYFGKAEPSLAPMWRENPAGYDPSLAFGPGCQQLSIRDFPLSKPLTHGTGQRPLGRLAFPSTLASTPYSLQLGRNKSTIHPQGLGERRRPWSEEEEEEEEEEDVVLTSEMDFSPENGVFSPLATSSLIPQPALELKQTFREALQVAEATQGQQQQLRGMVPIVLVAKLGPQVMAAARVPPRLQPEELGLAGAHPLDFLLLDAPLGGPLGLDTLLDGDPAMALKHEERKCPYCPDRFHNGIGLANHVRGHLNRVGVSYNVRHFISAEEVKAIERRFSFQKKKKKVANFDPGTFSLMRCDFCGAGFDTRAGLSSHARAHLRDFGITNWELTVSPINILQELLATSAAEQPPSPLGREPGGPPGSFLTSRRPRLPLTVPFPPTWAEDPGPAYGDAQSLTTCEVCGACFETRKGLSSHARSHLRQLGVAESESSGAPIDLLYELVKQKGLPDAHLGLPPGLAKKSSSLKEVVTGAPRPGLLTLAKPLDAPAVNKAIKSPPGFSAKGLGHPPSSPLLKKTPLALAGSPTPKNPEDKSPQLSLSPRPASPKAQWPQSEDEGPLNLTSGPEPARDIRCEFCGEFFENRKGLSSHARSHLRQMGVTEWYVNGSPIDTLREILKRRTQSRPGGPPNPPGPSPKALAKMMGGAGPGSSLEARSPSDLHISPLAKKLPPPPGSPLGHSPTASPPPTARKMFPGLAAPSLPKKLKPEQIRVEIKREMLPGALHGELHPSEGPWGAPREDMTPLNLSSRAEPVRDIRCEFCGEFFENRKGLSSHARSHLRQMGVTEWSVNGSPIDTLREILKKKSKPCLIKKEPPAGDLAPALAEDGPPTVAPGPVQSPLPLSPLAGRPGKAGAGPAQVPRELSLTPITGAKPSATGYLGSVAAKRPLQEDRLLPAEVKAKTYIQTELPFKAKTLHEKTSHSSTEACCELCGLYFENRKALASHARAHLRQFGVTEWCVNGSPIETLSEWIKHRPQKVGAYRSYIQGGRPFTKKFRSAGHGRDSDKRPSLGLAPGGLAVVGRSAGGEPGPEAGRAADSGERPLAASPPGTVKAEEHQRQNINKFERRQARPPDASAARGGEDTNDLQQKLEEVRQPPPRVRPVPSLVPRPPQTSLVKFVGNIYTLKCRFCEVEFQGPLSIQEEWVRHLQRHILEMNFSKADPQPEESQAPQAQTAAAEAP, from the exons ATGGAGGGGTCCCTGGCAGGCAGCCTGGCTGCACCAGATCGTCCCCGAGGCCCAGAGAGACTGCCCGGCCCGACTCCGAGGGAGAACATCGAGGGTGGGGCCGAAGCTGCTGAGGGGGAAGGTGGCATCTTCCGGTCCACCCGTTACCTGCCTGTCACCAAGGACGGCCCCCGAGACATTCTGGATGGCAGAGGTGGCATCTCTG ACGGGCAGCCCCATCCCGGCCTCAGCGAAGCCCTCCCCCGTGCCACCTCCGCCACCCATCGGATCAGCAGCTG CTGCTGGGATGGAGGCAGCCTGGACTTCCGGCCGGGCTCCCCACCACCCCATCTTCTGGGCCATTTCTCAGGTACCCCTGATGGCCAGGGGCCCTGGGAGCACCCCCTTGtccaggaggctggggagggcatCCTATCTGAGCGGAGATTCGAGGACTCCGTCATTGTGAGAACCATGAAACCCCACGCTGAGCTAGAGGGCTCTAGAAGGTTCTTACACCACCGGGGGGAACCAAGGCTCTTGGAGAAACATGCCCAGGGCCGCCCCAGGTTCGACTGGCTCCAAGATGAGGACGAGCAGGGATCCCCCCAGGACGCAGGGCTGCACTTGGACCTGCCTGCCCAGCCACCACCCCTCGCCCCCTTCAGGAGGGTGTTTGTGCCAGTGGAAGACACCCCAAAGACGCTGGACATGGCGGTGGTGGGTGGCAGAGAAGATCTGGAGGACCTGGAGGGGCTGGCCCAGCCGTCCGAGTGGGGCCTACCCACGTCAGCCTCGGAGGTAGCCACACAGACCTGGACAGTGAACTCGGAGGCTTCTGTGGAGCGGCTGCAGCCGCTACTGCCCCCAATCCGGACCGGGCCCTACCTGTGTGAGCTGCTGGAGGAGGTGGCCGAAGGAGTGGCCAGCCCAGATGAGGACGAGGATGAGGAGCCGGCCGTGTTCCCATGCATCGAGTGCAGCATCTACTTCAAGCAGAAGGAGCACCTCCTGGAGCACATGAGCCAGCACCGCCGAGCCCCGGGCCAGGAGCCCCCTGCGGACCTGGCCCCGCTGGCCTGCAGCGAGTGCGGCTGGGCCTTTGCCGACCCCACTGCCCTGGAGCAGCACCGGCAGCTGCACCAGGCCTCCCGGGAGAAAATCATTGAGGAGATCCAAAAGCTGAAGCAAGTTCCAGGAGACGAGGGCCGGGAGGCACGGCTGCAGTGCCCCAAGTGTGTCTTTGGCACCAATTCCTCCAGGGCCTATGTGCAGCATGCCAAGCTGCACGTGCGTGAGCCCCCAGGCCAGACCACCAAGGAGCCTTTTGGAGGCAGCAGCGGGGCTGGCAGCCCCAGCCCTGAGTCCAGTGCCCTCCTCTATCAGCCCTACGGAGCTGCCGTTGGCCTCAGCGCCTGTGTCTTCTGTGGTTTCCCTGCGCCCAGCGAGAGCCTGCTCAGGGAGCACATGAGGCTGGTGCATGCCCATCCCCACTGGGAGGAGGATGGCGAGGCTTATGAGGAGGACCCTGCCAGCCAGCCGGGCACTAGCCAGGATGCTCACGCCTGCTTCCCTGACACTGCTGTGGACTACTTTGGCAAAGCTGAGCCGTCCTTGGCCCCCATGTGGCGGGAGAACCCTGCTGGATACGACCCCAGCCTGGCCTTTGGCCCAGGATGCCAGCAGCTGAGCATCAGAGATTTCCCTCTGTCAAAGCCACTCACGCATGGCACAGGCCAGAGGCCTCTCGGAAGGCTGGCCTTTCCCTCCACGCTAGCATCCACCCCCTACTCCTTACAGCTCGGGAGGAACAAAAGCACCATCCACCCACAAGGGCTGGGGGAACGGAGGCGTCCTTGGAgcgaagaggaggaggaggaggaggaagaggaggatgtaGTACTGACCTCCGAGATGgatttttccccagaaaatggggtcTTTTCACCCCTAGCCACCTCCAGCCTCATCCCGCAGCCAGCCCTGGAGCTGAAGCAGACATTCCGAGAGGCCCTGCAGGTAGCAGAGGCCACccaggggcagcagcagcagctccgaGGGATGGTGCCCATTGTGCTGGTGGCGAAGCTGGGGCCACAGGTCATGGCGGCAGCCAGGGTGCCCCCAAGGTTGCAGCCCGAGGAGCTGGGGCTGGCAGGCGCCCATCCCCTGGACTTCCTGCTCCTGGACGCGCCGCTGGGCGGCCCGCTGGGGCTGGACACACTCCTGGATGGGGACCCGGCCATGGCACTGAAGCATGAGGAGCGGAAATGCCCCTACTGCCCCGATCGCTTCCACAACGGCATCGGCTTGGCCAACCATGTCCGGGGCCACCTGAACCGCGTGGGCGTCAGCTACAATGTGCGCCATTTCATCTCCGCTGAGGAGGTGAAGGCCATTGAGCGCAGGTTCTCCttccagaagaagaagaaaaaag TGGCCAACTTTGACCCAGGCACCTTCAGCCTGATGCGCTGTGACTTCTGCGGGGCTGGCTTCGACACACGGGCcggcctctccagccacgcccgGGCCCACCTACGTGACTTCGGTATCACCAACTGGGAGCTCACTGTCTCACCCATCAACATCCTGCAGGAGCTGCTGGCCACCTCTGCTGCTGAGCAGCCCCCAAGCCCCCTGGGCCGAGAGCCTGGGGGTCCGCCTGGCAGCTTCCTGACCTCCCGTCGGCCCCGCTTACCTCTCACGGTGCCCTTTCCACCCACCTGGGCTGAGGACCCTGGGCCAGCCTATGGAGATG CCCAGAGCCTGACCACCTGCGAGGTCTGCGGTGCCTGCTTTGAGACCCGAAAGGGCCTGTCCAGCCACGCGCGCTCCCACCTGCGGCAGCTGGGAGTGGCAGAGTCGGAGAGCAGCGGCGCACCCATCGACCTCCTCTACGAGCTTGTGAAGCAGAAGGGCCTGCCTGACGCCCACCTTGGGCTGCCCCCAGGCCTGGCTAAGAAGTCCAGCTCACTGAAGGAGGTGGTCACCGGGGCCCCCCGGCCCGGCTTGCTCACCCTGGCCAAGCCCTTGGATGCCCCTGCTGTCAACAAAGCCATCAAGTCGCCTCCCGGCTTCTCGGCCAAGGGCCTGGGCCACCCGCCCAGCTCTCCACTCCTCAAAAAGACACCACTGGCCCTGGCGGGCTCCCCTACCCCTAAGAATCCTGAGGACAAGAGCCCCCAGCTGTCCCTGAGCCCCCGGCCGGCCTCCCCAAAGGCACAGTGGCCTCAGTCTGAGGATGAGGGGCCCTTGAACCTCA cctcaggCCCAGAGCCAGCACGAGACATCCGCTGCGAGTTCTGTGGTGAGTTCTTCGAGAACCGCAAGGGCCTCTCGAGCCACGCGCGCTCCCACCTGCGGCAAATGGGCGTGACCGAGTGGTACGTCAATGGTTCGCCCATCGACACGCTGCGGGAGATCCTGAAGAGACGGACCCAGTCTCGGCCTGGTGGACCTCCCAACCCACCAGGGCCAAGCCCAAAAGCCCTGGCCAAGATGATGGGCGGCGCAGGTCCTGGCAGCTCACTGGAAGCCCGCAGCCCCTCGGACCTTCACATCTCACCCTTGGCCAAGAAGTTGCCACCGCCACCGGGCAGCCCCCTGGGCCACTCACCaactgcctctcctcctcctacGGCCCGAAAGATGTTCCCAGGCCTGGCTGCACCCTCCTTGCCCAAGAAGCTGAAGCCTGAACAAATACGGGTGGAGATCAAGCGGGAGATGCTGCCGGGGGCCCTTCATGGGGAACTGCACCCATCTGAGGGTCCCTGGGGGGCGCCACGGGAAGACATGACACCCCTGAACCTGT CGTCCCGGGCAGAGCCGGTGCGCGACATCCGCTGTGAGTTCTGCGGCGAGTTCTTCGAGAACCGCAAGGGCCTGTCGAGTCACGCACGCTCACACCTGCGGCAGATGGGTGTGACCGAGTGGTCCGTCAATGGTTCGCCCATCGACACGCTGCGAGAGATCCTCAAGAAGAAGTCCAAGCCATGCCTCATCAAGAAGGAGCCACCGGCTGGAGACCTGGCCCCTGCCTTGGCTGAGGACGGGCCTCCCACCGTGGCCCCTGGGCCCGTGCAGTCCCCACTGCCGCTGTCACCCCTGGCTGGCCGGCCAGGCAAAGCAGGTGCAGGGCCAGCCCAGGTTCCTCGTGAGCTCAGCCTGACGCCCATCACTGGGGCCAAGCCCTCAGCCACTGGCTACCTGGGCTCAGTGGCAGCCAAGCGGCCCCTGCAGGAGGACCGCCTCCTCCCAGCAGAGGTCAAGGCCAAGACCTACATCCAGACTGAACTGCCCTTCAAGGCAAAGACCCTTCATGAGAAGACCTCCCACTCCT CCACTGAGGCCTGCTGCGAGCTGTGTGGCCTTTACTTTGAAAACCGCAAGGCCCTGGCCAGCCACGCACGGGCACACCTGCGGCAGTTCGGCGTGACCGAGTGGTGCGTCAATGGCTCGCCCATCGAGACACTGAGCGAGTGGATCAAGCACCGGCCCCAGAAGGTGGGCGCCTACCGCAGCTACATCCAGGGCGGCCGCCCCTTCACCAAGAAGTTCCGCAGTGCCGGCCATGGCCGTGACAGTGACAAGCGGCCGTCCCTGGGGCTGGCACCTGGGGGCCTGGCCGTGGTCGGCCGCAGTGCCGGAGGGGAGCCAGGGCCTGAGGCTGGCCGGGCAGCCGACAGTGGTGAGCGGCCTCTGGCAGCCAGCCCACCAGGCACCGTGAAGGCTGAGGAGCACCAGCGGCAGAACATCAACA AATTCGAACGCCGACAAGCCCGCCCTCCAGATGCCTCCGCAGCCCGGGGAGGCGAGGACACCAATGACCTACAGCAGAAGCTGGAGGAGGTGCGGCAACCCCCACCCCGAGTCCGGCCAGTCCCCTCCCTGGTGCCCCGGCCCCCCCAGACATCACTTGTCAAGTTCGTGGGCAACATCTACACCCTCAAATGCAG GTTCTGTGAGGTGGAATTCCAGGGCCCCCTCTCCATCCAGGAAGAGTGGGTGCGGCATTTACAGCGGCACATCCTGGAGATGAACTTCTCCAAAGCGGACCCCCAACCTGAGGAGTCCCAGGCCCCGCAGGCACAGACAGCGGCGGCAGAGGCTCCCTAA
- the WIZ gene encoding protein Wiz isoform X8: MSGDWAGAAVRGRWAPSVGASASQGARQASSSCSRPPTGPRRTVSLVALGARRSALGRPPWARPEGRGRAGSAAAAAALGIRRSAAPAWGGRPACAGAKMAASTAQCRVTKAESKAVAGPRAGGARERAPAGAPPPSPPSPGPAAPPAPPPPPPPPPPPPPPPPPPPPPRDGPKAEPEPGPGSASAPAPGLGSEENAMVAMDLGSPSLPKKSLPVPGALEQVASRLSSKVAAEVPHGSKQELQDLKAQSLTTCEVCGACFETRKGLSSHARSHLRQLGVAESESSGAPIDLLYELVKQKGLPDAHLGLPPGLAKKSSSLKEVVTGAPRPGLLTLAKPLDAPAVNKAIKSPPGFSAKGLGHPPSSPLLKKTPLALAGSPTPKNPEDKSPQLSLSPRPASPKAQWPQSEDEGPLNLTLDSDGGRELDCQLCGAWFETRKGLSSHARAHLRHLGVSDPDAKGSPIDVLHGLIRRDGVQIRLPPRRGTLAHPGRPPPTSAALSLLPPPPPAKKAKLKAAGMASPWGKQDLSAAAAAGIFWASDVEPSPLNLSSGPEPARDIRCEFCGEFFENRKGLSSHARSHLRQMGVTEWYVNGSPIDTLREILKRRTQSRPGGPPNPPGPSPKALAKMMGGAGPGSSLEARSPSDLHISPLAKKLPPPPGSPLGHSPTASPPPTARKMFPGLAAPSLPKKLKPEQIRVEIKREMLPGALHGELHPSEGPWGAPREDMTPLNLSSRAEPVRDIRCEFCGEFFENRKGLSSHARSHLRQMGVTEWSVNGSPIDTLREILKKKSKPCLIKKEPPAGDLAPALAEDGPPTVAPGPVQSPLPLSPLAGRPGKAGAGPAQVPRELSLTPITGAKPSATGYLGSVAAKRPLQEDRLLPAEVKAKTYIQTELPFKAKTLHEKTSHSSTEACCELCGLYFENRKALASHARAHLRQFGVTEWCVNGSPIETLSEWIKHRPQKVGAYRSYIQGGRPFTKKFRSAGHGRDSDKRPSLGLAPGGLAVVGRSAGGEPGPEAGRAADSGERPLAASPPGTVKAEEHQRQNINKFERRQARPPDASAARGGEDTNDLQQKLEEVRQPPPRVRPVPSLVPRPPQTSLVKFVGNIYTLKCRFCEVEFQGPLSIQEEWVRHLQRHILEMNFSKADPQPEESQAPQAQTAAAEAP, encoded by the exons ATGTCCGGGGACTGGGCTGGGGCGGCGGTTAGAGGCCGCTGGGCGCCCAGTGTGGGTGCATCCGCTAGCCAGGGCGCGCGACAAGCTTCCAGCAGCTGCAGCCGTCCGCCCACAGGGCCCAGACGAACGGTTTCGCTCGTGGCGCTCGGCGCTCGGCGCTCGGCACTCGGCAGGCCACCCTGGGCGCGCCCTGAGGGGCGGGGCAGAGCGGGttcggcggcggcggcagcggcacTCGGCATTCGGCGCTCAGCTGCTCCCGCCTGGGGCGGCCGCCCCGCGTGCGCCGGAGCCAAGATGGCCGCCTCCACCGCCCAGTGCCGAGTGACAAAAGCGGAGAGCAAGGCGGTGGCGGGGCCGCGCGCGGGGGGCGCCCGGGAGCGCGCGCCCGCGGGGGCGCCCCCGCCCAGCCCCCCGAGCCCGGGCCCCGCGGCACcccccgcgccgccgccgccgcccccacccccgccgccgccgccgccaccaccgccaccgccaccgccgccgcGGGACGGGCCCAAGGCCGAGCCGGAGCCGGGGCCCGGGTCCGCGTCCGCTCCCGCGCCCG GCCTGGGTTCTGAGGAAAACGCAATGGTGGCCATGGACTTGGGCTCTCCCTCGCTCCCTAAGAAGAGCCTGCCTGTCCCTGGGGCCCTGGAGCAGGTGGCCAGTCGGCTGAGCAGCAAAGTGGCTGCAGAGGTTCCTCATGGCAGCAAACAGGAGCTGCAGGACCTCAAGG CCCAGAGCCTGACCACCTGCGAGGTCTGCGGTGCCTGCTTTGAGACCCGAAAGGGCCTGTCCAGCCACGCGCGCTCCCACCTGCGGCAGCTGGGAGTGGCAGAGTCGGAGAGCAGCGGCGCACCCATCGACCTCCTCTACGAGCTTGTGAAGCAGAAGGGCCTGCCTGACGCCCACCTTGGGCTGCCCCCAGGCCTGGCTAAGAAGTCCAGCTCACTGAAGGAGGTGGTCACCGGGGCCCCCCGGCCCGGCTTGCTCACCCTGGCCAAGCCCTTGGATGCCCCTGCTGTCAACAAAGCCATCAAGTCGCCTCCCGGCTTCTCGGCCAAGGGCCTGGGCCACCCGCCCAGCTCTCCACTCCTCAAAAAGACACCACTGGCCCTGGCGGGCTCCCCTACCCCTAAGAATCCTGAGGACAAGAGCCCCCAGCTGTCCCTGAGCCCCCGGCCGGCCTCCCCAAAGGCACAGTGGCCTCAGTCTGAGGATGAGGGGCCCTTGAACCTCA CTTTAGATAGTGACGGGGGCAGAGAGCTGGACTGCCAGCTGTGCGGTGCCTGGTTTGAGACCCGCAAGGGCCTGTCCAGCCACGCCCGTGCCCACCTGCGCCACCTGGGCGTCAGCGATCCGGACGCCAAGGGATCCCCCATAGACGTGCTCCACGGGCTCATCAGGAGGGACGGCGTCCAGATCCGCCTCCCACCCAGGCGCGGCACCCTGGCCCACCCGGGGCGGCCGCCTCCCACCTCCGCGGCCCTCTCCTTGCTTCCCCCGCCACCGCCGGCCAAGAAGGCCAAGCTGAAGGCCGCGGGTATGGCCAGCCCCTGGGGGAAGCAGGACCTCTCGGCCGCCGCAGCCGCCGGCATTTTCTGGGCCTCTGATGTGGAGCCGTCTCCTCTCAACCTCT cctcaggCCCAGAGCCAGCACGAGACATCCGCTGCGAGTTCTGTGGTGAGTTCTTCGAGAACCGCAAGGGCCTCTCGAGCCACGCGCGCTCCCACCTGCGGCAAATGGGCGTGACCGAGTGGTACGTCAATGGTTCGCCCATCGACACGCTGCGGGAGATCCTGAAGAGACGGACCCAGTCTCGGCCTGGTGGACCTCCCAACCCACCAGGGCCAAGCCCAAAAGCCCTGGCCAAGATGATGGGCGGCGCAGGTCCTGGCAGCTCACTGGAAGCCCGCAGCCCCTCGGACCTTCACATCTCACCCTTGGCCAAGAAGTTGCCACCGCCACCGGGCAGCCCCCTGGGCCACTCACCaactgcctctcctcctcctacGGCCCGAAAGATGTTCCCAGGCCTGGCTGCACCCTCCTTGCCCAAGAAGCTGAAGCCTGAACAAATACGGGTGGAGATCAAGCGGGAGATGCTGCCGGGGGCCCTTCATGGGGAACTGCACCCATCTGAGGGTCCCTGGGGGGCGCCACGGGAAGACATGACACCCCTGAACCTGT CGTCCCGGGCAGAGCCGGTGCGCGACATCCGCTGTGAGTTCTGCGGCGAGTTCTTCGAGAACCGCAAGGGCCTGTCGAGTCACGCACGCTCACACCTGCGGCAGATGGGTGTGACCGAGTGGTCCGTCAATGGTTCGCCCATCGACACGCTGCGAGAGATCCTCAAGAAGAAGTCCAAGCCATGCCTCATCAAGAAGGAGCCACCGGCTGGAGACCTGGCCCCTGCCTTGGCTGAGGACGGGCCTCCCACCGTGGCCCCTGGGCCCGTGCAGTCCCCACTGCCGCTGTCACCCCTGGCTGGCCGGCCAGGCAAAGCAGGTGCAGGGCCAGCCCAGGTTCCTCGTGAGCTCAGCCTGACGCCCATCACTGGGGCCAAGCCCTCAGCCACTGGCTACCTGGGCTCAGTGGCAGCCAAGCGGCCCCTGCAGGAGGACCGCCTCCTCCCAGCAGAGGTCAAGGCCAAGACCTACATCCAGACTGAACTGCCCTTCAAGGCAAAGACCCTTCATGAGAAGACCTCCCACTCCT CCACTGAGGCCTGCTGCGAGCTGTGTGGCCTTTACTTTGAAAACCGCAAGGCCCTGGCCAGCCACGCACGGGCACACCTGCGGCAGTTCGGCGTGACCGAGTGGTGCGTCAATGGCTCGCCCATCGAGACACTGAGCGAGTGGATCAAGCACCGGCCCCAGAAGGTGGGCGCCTACCGCAGCTACATCCAGGGCGGCCGCCCCTTCACCAAGAAGTTCCGCAGTGCCGGCCATGGCCGTGACAGTGACAAGCGGCCGTCCCTGGGGCTGGCACCTGGGGGCCTGGCCGTGGTCGGCCGCAGTGCCGGAGGGGAGCCAGGGCCTGAGGCTGGCCGGGCAGCCGACAGTGGTGAGCGGCCTCTGGCAGCCAGCCCACCAGGCACCGTGAAGGCTGAGGAGCACCAGCGGCAGAACATCAACA AATTCGAACGCCGACAAGCCCGCCCTCCAGATGCCTCCGCAGCCCGGGGAGGCGAGGACACCAATGACCTACAGCAGAAGCTGGAGGAGGTGCGGCAACCCCCACCCCGAGTCCGGCCAGTCCCCTCCCTGGTGCCCCGGCCCCCCCAGACATCACTTGTCAAGTTCGTGGGCAACATCTACACCCTCAAATGCAG GTTCTGTGAGGTGGAATTCCAGGGCCCCCTCTCCATCCAGGAAGAGTGGGTGCGGCATTTACAGCGGCACATCCTGGAGATGAACTTCTCCAAAGCGGACCCCCAACCTGAGGAGTCCCAGGCCCCGCAGGCACAGACAGCGGCGGCAGAGGCTCCCTAA